From Oncorhynchus nerka isolate Pitt River linkage group LG1, Oner_Uvic_2.0, whole genome shotgun sequence, the proteins below share one genomic window:
- the LOC115128414 gene encoding atypical chemokine receptor 3-like: MSSFDLVELLDTWEDLNLTGLLENGTRVEMVGCPTAFDRSALLHSMCILYIFIFVVGLAANGLVLWVNVRSQRTTSSSSPRHETHLYIAHLAAADLCVCVTLPVWVSSLAQHGHWPFGEVACKLTHLLFSVNLFSSIFFLACMSVDRYLSVTRPADSEDGGRRRKLIRRSVCVGVWLLALVASLPDTYFLQAVRSSHGEVVLCRPVYPEEHSREWMVGVQLSFILLGFVLPFPVIALAYALLAQALSSTSCSSSVMEQERRVSRRVILAYTVVFLGCWGPYHGVLLADALSLLGLVPLSCGLENALYVALHLTQCLSLLHCCFNPILYNFLNRNYRYDLMKAFIFKYSTRTGLTRLIEQPHISETEYSAVAVENPPQI, encoded by the coding sequence ATGAGCAGCTTTGATTTGGTTGAGCTGCTGGACACTTGGGAGGACCTGAACCTCACGGGCCTCCTGGAGAACGGGACGCGTGTGGAGATGGTCGGGTGTCCAACAGCGTTCGACCGCAGCGCCCTGCTCCACTCCATGTGCATCCTTTACATCTTCATCTTCGTGGTCGGTTTGGCCGCCAACGGCCTCGTCCTCTGGGTCAATGTCCGCTCCCAGCGCACCACCTCCAGCTCCTCCCCTCGCCACGAGACCCACCTCTACATCGCCCACCTGGCGGcagctgacctgtgtgtgtgcgtcacgCTGCCCGTGTGGGTGAGTTCTCTGGCGCAGCATGGCCACTGGCCCTTCGGCGAGGTGGCGTGTAAGCTCACCCACCTGCTCTTCTCTGTTAACCTCTTCAGCTCCATCTTCTTCCTGGCCTGTATGAGTGTCGACCGCTACCTGAGCGTGACACGGCCCGCCGACAGTGAGGATGGGGGACGACGCCGGAAGCTGATTCGCCGCAGCGTGTGCGTAGGAGTGTGGCTCCTGGCTCTGGTGGCCTCCCTGCCCGATACCTACTTCCTGCAGGCGGTGAGGTCATCACACGGGGAGGTAGTGCTGTGCAGGCCGGTGTACCCAGAGGAACACTCCAGGGAGTGGATGGTGGGAGTTCAGCTGAGCTTCATCCTGCTTGGTTTCGTCCTACCCTTCCCTGTCATCGCTCTGGCCTATGCCCTCCTGGCCCaagccctctcctccacctcctgttcctcctcgGTGATGGAGCAGGAGCGTCGTGTGAGCCGCAGGGTGATCCTGGCCTATACCGTGGTATTCCTGGGCTGTTGGGGGCCCTACCACGGAGTGCTCCTGGCCGATGCCCTCTCCCTGCTGGGCCTGGTTCCTCTGAGCTGTGGGCTGGAGAACGCCCTCTACGTGGCGCTGCACCTcacccagtgtctgtccctgctcCACTGCTGCTTTAACCCCATCCTCTACAACTTCCTCAACAGGAACTACCGCTATGACCTGATGAAGGCTTTTATCTTTAAGTACTCCACACGTACAGGCCTGACCAGACTCATAGAGCAGCCCCACATCTCTGAGACAGAGTACTCTGCCGTCGCCGTGGAGAACCCACCACAGATCTGA